Proteins from a single region of Artemia franciscana chromosome 2, ASM3288406v1, whole genome shotgun sequence:
- the LOC136043990 gene encoding trophoblast glycoprotein-like: MLEIRIICILFVASSMSQELSRLNCPPEFKTKCACGEALYYGEAKWVVNCTDAGFRSVDMLEFLPEDVQVLIFTGNDVKEIPPNVFGDVTNYEYLEVIDMSNNKIRHIRGQAFHRISNVHRLILNHNDLYINGTHEHPRIFANMYNLKELHLTNAFTEYVDSKKYLVNLENIFFGSNLAKLEKLHLEQNEIWMIPNRDMFCQLPALMDLYLGDNKLSSFDVELDCLKHLRYIDLESNMFAKFTPTILRRFDDVNEQSDAGLEVNLRDNYFICDCDIKDFQHWLKTTKVSVRNKEYLRCRDGIPSSNIQNPVIDAKEMLCAEKEVQTGSETASGVIAILCIILTTLVAVIIYMNVAWVRTKASDVAQLVKKRSAYSSLLTQPEDQEVHV; encoded by the exons atgttGGAAATAAGGATTATTTGCATTCTTTTTGTTGCTTCTTCCATGTCCCAGGAACTCAGCAGATTAAACTGTCCACCCGAGTTTAAAACTAAGTGTGCTTGTGGTGAAGCCCTTTATTATGGCGAAGCAAAATGGGTTGTAAATTGCACTGATGCTGGtttcagatctgttgacatgcTTGAATTTCTGCCGGAAGATGTGcaagttttaatatttactGGAAATGACGTTAAAGAAATCCCACcaaatgtctttggagatgtAACTAATTATGAATATTTAGAG GTGATAGATATGTCCAATAACAAAATACGCCACATCCGAGGTCAAGCATTCCATAGGATCAGTAACGTCCATCGATTGATCCTCAATCACAATGACCTGTATATTAATGGTACTCATGAGCATCCTCGAATTTTTGCAAACATGTATAACCTTAAAGAGCTGCACCTGACCAACGCTTTTACTGAATATGTTGACTCTAAGAAATATCTTGTCAATTTAGAGAATATCTTTTTTGGTAGCAATTTGGCAAAATTGGAGAAACTACATTTGgagcaaaatgaaatttggatg atACCAAATCGGGACATGTTTTGTCAGCTTCCTGCATTGATGGATCTTTACCTGGGTGATAATAAATTGAGCAGCTTTGATGTCGAGTTGGATTGTTTGAAGCATTTACGTTATATTGACTTGGAAAGTAATATGTTCGCGAAATTTACTCCGACGATACTCAGGAGATTTGACGACGTAAATGAGCAATCAGATGCTGGGCTCGAAGTTAATCTTAGG GATAATTATTTCATCTGCGATTGTGATATCAAAGACTTCCAACATTGGCTGAAAACTACAAAAGTTTCGGTTCGGAATAAGGAATATTTAAGATGTCGTGATGGTATCCCGAGTTCGAACATTCAAAACCCCGTGATTGATGCAAAAGAAATGCTATGCGCTGAAAAAGAAGTTCAG ACTGGGTCCGAGACAGCCAGTGGAGTAATTGCGATTCTCTGCATTATTTTAACAACATTAGTGGCCGTCATTA